ATATTGCCAGCTTGGTTAGACAGGGAGGAAATTTGGGTATTAGGGTAGAAGGTAAAAGAAGCATTCGCGTTGTTCCTCTTACTCCTGATATTGCCGATCTTTTGGTTGATTATCTACATCAACGAGAAACAAGAGGAGAAATCTTAAAACCTACTAGACCATTATTTATTGCCACAGGTACTAATTCCATCGGCAATAGGATCTCCCGCCGTGGTATTAGGTTAGTAGTTGATAAATATTTAGAGCAAGCTTCTCTCAAGCATACTCCTGGAAGAACGGTTTCTGCCCATAGCCTCAGACATACGGCAGGTACATTAGCACTGCGATCGGGAGCCGAATTGCGCCAAGTACAGGATTTATTAGGACATAGCGATCCGCGAACTACCTGTATTTACGCTCACGTAGCCGATCGCTGGGAGAATAATCCTGCATTAAAATTAAAGATTAACATTCCTTCTATTTGAATTTTTGAATTTTAAGACGAACTAAACTTTGCTGTGTTCAGACTGTTGAATAATAGTTCGTGGCGGAATTGAAATTGGTTTTTGTTTTTTTCGACCTATTATTGCTAGCTTTTCTAAAGGCGTTAAACCAGACTCAACCTGTTTGGGTATACACTCGTATAAAATTTCAATCTGGTCATTGTTAACAAAAATCTTAAAATAATTAAGTTGAAAAGAAGGATAGTAAACTGCTGGCAGAAATCGAAAAATAGAAGAAATCCGCTTCAGTTTTTTGAGCCAGCTACCAGTATTGAGGACATAGCGATCGCCTGAATCAGAGTCTTTACCGTCTATCTTAGTTAACGAAGGTTGATGAGTATGTCCGTATACAAAAGCAAAAACATCTTTGTCTTGTTCAAAAACCTGCTGTGCAGCTTGAAGATAGTAGCTTTGTTTGTGAATTTTTAGACCTTTTTTACCTTTATAGCCATATCGACGCAAAGTTTTTTTGATATCTCTAAACACAAACGATAAAGGAATTAATACTAAAATTAAGCTTCCAAGAAATAGCGTATCAATAAATAAAACTAGGTTTACCGTAAAATCTAAAGCTTTACCTGCAAAACCAAAATTGTGTAAAAATGCTAGCCAGGGTTTGGAGAAAAAGCCACTGGTAACAATTCCTGCTCGTTCTAAGATGGCACTAATTAATATAAAAGCACTGACGCTGAGCAATAGCAAAAAAGGTAATAAAATCCAGCGCAACCAAAGACTCATCTCTTTGTAAAAATAATTAGAAAAAAACCAGTAGGGAATTTGCTCATTGGGATATACTGATTCGATATCTTTGAGCCAGCGATATTTGCCCAAGCGTGACCTTTCTACTAACCCATCTACAATTTGGCTAACAATATAGTAACCAATAGGAGTAACATGAGGATTACCGAAATCAGCAATTCGATTAAAGCTATCGTGCTGATTACCATGTTCGAGCCAGATGGTTTTTCCCTGTATCTGGCGAGTAATAACTTCTTTGGCTTCTAAATTAATATTGTACGCTTGAAGCGTTTGTTTAAATTCAGCATAACAAGCGAGTTCGTAATCATGATTTCCTGGCAACAGAGTAATTTTGATGCTTTCACCTGTACGTTTAAACTGCTCAAACAATCTCGGATGTTGCTCAATAATAATTTCTAGTTTTTCTGTGGGTGAAGTGCGCGTCATCTCCCAAAAGCTAAAGGCATCACCGACGATAATTAACTCGGTAGAATTGGTTTTGCTTTCTAAAAGCTGCAAAAAATCAATTAATTCGGTTTCAAAATCACAAACTGTTAAATTTCCCTCACCACCAATGTGAAGGTCACTGATAAAATAATATTCTGGACTAATCATTTAGATGATTATGACTGACTATACTTAATTTGTTAACAAATTTCTCACTCTTTAGTTATGTCATAAAAAGACTATATATTCCACAGAATAATAATTAAAAAAGTAGACAACGCCAAAGCAAAAAGAAGTGCCTTTGCTGTTTGCTTACTAATCATGCCAATAATGATAATGAGCGTGAAGGCAATCAAAACAACGCCAAAATCGATTAGATGTTCCGCTCCATAATCAATCATAGAATCTTGTGGCGATCGTTGGGGCTGTTCTACCTGAGCAATAATTAATTGCGGTTGTAATTGAAAAGACGTTATTTTAGTCAATTGATTACACTTTGTTTTTGAGTGTACTGTTGCTGAGGCGAAGGCGGAGTTGTTTGCCATACTGCTATTGAACCAGTAATTAAGGCGATCGCATTTATTTTGATCAACGGTCAATTACTCCTTTCTTTGGCGATCGCGAATTTAGGTTACGCATTGAGCAAAGTTGAGGCTGCCTCTAATAAATCTTGTCGAATATCTTGAAGATCCTCGCGATTATTTAGATAGGTAGTCAATGCCTCTATCGGGTCAAGAGTATTGCCTACGCCTAATTCTGGCAAACGAGGGCGGGCTAGCTGGCTAACTAATTCTGGACGAATACTGTGGCTATGGGCAGCTTGTAAAGCTCGATCTATAGCAGAAGTGTTGATTACGTCCAACTGTTGCGATCGCAATTTATAGATCAGACGCACCACTTTATCGGTAATTTCTTGTTTGGCGATCGCACTTAAAACGGCTTCTAAAGGATCTTCTGTCTTAGAAACATCTATTTCAATAGTCAAAAAAGGGCGCGCTGGGAGGGTACAAAATTGCCAGTCTACTTTTTCTGGTTCAATTTCTAGTAAGACATAGCCCTTGTCTTCTTTCTCTTCACTAAAATCAACTCGCTCAATACTGCCAGGATAGACAACAGGAGGATCGTTACTGGGGTTTAGATTTTGATGTTTGTGAACATGACCTAAAGCTACGTAGTCAAATTCTGGACGAATTAACATCGACATGGGAATTGTAAAGCCTTTACCCACTGCTAAAAATTTCTCCGCCCCTAAATTTGCCCTATCTGCCATTAAGTGAGCAAGTAAAATAGTTGGTAGCTGCGGATCTAAACCGCGTATTTCCCCTTCTAAGACTGGCTGCAATTTTTGGATCAGCATTTCATTCACTTCAGCTAGTGCTAATCCTTCTGTTTCGGGGCGAGTTAGTAAAGTAGAACGATTTAACCAAGGAAGAGTAATGATTTGAATTTCGCCACTGCGAGTAGCCAGACGATGAGTAGTAATGGTATCACCAACAATAAACCCTGGCACTACCAAAGTACGATAAATCGATAAGCTAGCACCACCACTACCTTGAGAATGCTGATCGTGATTGCCTACTAATAAAACTGCGGGTATTTGAGCATCAGCCAAACGTCTAAACTGACTAGCAAAAGCCTCATGAACATAAGGCGGAGGCGTAGCATCAGGAAAAGCATCGCCACCAAACAATACTATGTCTACAGGCTCTTGTATGGCTCTGTCTATGCAGATACGAAGAGTATTTACAAAGTCTTCTAATCTGGTATTGATTCCTGTTTCGGGGTTGATTTTGCCATGAGAAAAACCACTGCCGATATGAATATCTGATAAGTGAAGAACTTTAACCATAAGAACAAAATTATTTGTCTGTTAGACATTTTGCTTTAGTTTAGGATAATACCTTTTATTTCGCCATAGCTATTAATTCAATTTAATCGCTCATATTCTTCTGAGATAATTCTCAACTTTTTTGGGAATTATAGATACAAAAACAATTATCTTTAAATTAGATTAATTACTATTTTTGGCGTTTTTTAGCAGGACTATTTTATTCTCGCAAGTCAAAAATCATCTGGAATTTAAACAGCAAACTTTAGCGGAAATTACCAGATTGCGATCGCGTGCTATGTCTGGAGAAGTCGGCACAGAGCGACGACTAAGTATAAAAAATCAAATCTCCCGCAGCATCGGTAATATTATGGCGTTGATTAAAAATCACCCCAAATTAAAATTTAATCAGCACGTTACTCAACTACTAGAATCATTAAACGAAACCGAAGAACAAATTTCTGCTGCTAGACTTCATAATGCTGCGATGACTGATTATAACAATGCCTTAGAAATGTTTCTTAGTAATATTGTGGCAAGCTATATGAGATATCAATTCTTTCACCTGGGTAGTTATGGCAATTCTTAAATATCTTTGATATAAGTAGCTAAGTTTAATCAGCTAAATACAAAACTATCTAGCTGATTTAATAAATCTAACTAAGCTTTAAATTTTTCGGTAATTCTTTTCATTGCCTCGTTAACGTTTTCTCGGCTGTTAAATGCAGAGATCCGAAAATAGCCTTCACCTGCTGCACCAAAACCAGATCCAGGTGTACCGACTACGTTGCAGTTCAATAGTAATTTATCAAAGAAATCCCAGCTAGACAATCCGTCGGGAGTTTTTACCCATACATAGGGGGCATTTATGCCGCCATATACTTCAATTCCTGCTGCGGTTAGCTTTTCGCGAATGATTTTGCCATTTTCTAAATAGAAGCTGATTAATTCTTTAATTTGTTCTTGTCCAGCTTGAGAATAAACTGCCTCCGCGCCTCTTTGAACAATATAAGAAACACCGTTAAACTTAGTTGCCTGACGACGATTCCAAAGTTGCCAAAGTTTAACCTCAGTACCATCAGCAGCCTTGCCTATTAGGTTTTGGGGAACAACCGTAAAGGCGCAACGAGTACCAGTAAAACCAGCATTTTTAGAAAAAGAACGAAACTCGATCGCGCAGTCTTTTGCCCCTTCTATTTCATAAATGGAGTGGGGTAAATCTGGATCGATAATATATGCTTCGTAGGCTGCGTCAAATAAAATCAACGAGTCATGCTTTTTGGCATAATCTACCCAAGCTTTGAGGTGTTCTTTGGTAGCGGTTGCGCCAGTAGGATTATTGGGAAAACAAAGATAGATTAAGTCTACTTTTTCTGTGGGAATCTCAGCCGTAAAGTTATTATCAGCACTAATAGGCAAGTAAACTAAGCCTTCATACTTGCCGTCTTCGCTGACTTCTCCTGTATGTCCTGCCATAACGTTAGTGTCAACGTATACGGGATATACAGGATCGGTAACGGCAATTTTGTTATCGTTGCCAAAAATATCAAGAATATTACCGCAATCGCATTTAGAACCGTCTGAGATAAAGATTTCGGACGCATCTATATCACAACCGCGTGATTGAAAGTCATGTTCAGCGATTTTGTCTCTTAACCAAAGATATCCCTGTTCTGGACCATAACCTTGGAAGGTGGCGCGATCGCCCATTTCATGAGTTGCTTTAATAATTGCATCCCGACAGGCTGCGGGCAAAGGTTCGGTAACGTCTCCAATACCTAGCTTGATAATCGGTGCATCGGGATTATCTGCTGCATAAGCACTAACTCTTCTTGCAATTTCTGGGAATAAATATCCTGCTTTGAGCTTGAGGTAATTATCGTTAATTGTTGCCATTGATTTTTTTGCTACAAACGCCACTTAATCAAGCTTACTGTTATCTGGTAAGTTAATGAATACCTTATTTAACAAAAGCTTTTAGCTGTTAGCTAAACAGGTTTAAGTCCCTTTTTGTGTCTTAAAGAGACGAATTTTAAACAGCACAACAAATATATGTCAGAGGTCTAATCTGTGACTTTTGAAAAATTATAAATAAAA
This DNA window, taken from Pleurocapsa sp. FMAR1, encodes the following:
- a CDS encoding LemA family protein, with protein sequence MAFFSRTILFSQVKNHLEFKQQTLAEITRLRSRAMSGEVGTERRLSIKNQISRSIGNIMALIKNHPKLKFNQHVTQLLESLNETEEQISAARLHNAAMTDYNNALEMFLSNIVASYMRYQFFHLGSYGNS
- the sbcD gene encoding exonuclease subunit SbcD produces the protein MVKVLHLSDIHIGSGFSHGKINPETGINTRLEDFVNTLRICIDRAIQEPVDIVLFGGDAFPDATPPPYVHEAFASQFRRLADAQIPAVLLVGNHDQHSQGSGGASLSIYRTLVVPGFIVGDTITTHRLATRSGEIQIITLPWLNRSTLLTRPETEGLALAEVNEMLIQKLQPVLEGEIRGLDPQLPTILLAHLMADRANLGAEKFLAVGKGFTIPMSMLIRPEFDYVALGHVHKHQNLNPSNDPPVVYPGSIERVDFSEEKEDKGYVLLEIEPEKVDWQFCTLPARPFLTIEIDVSKTEDPLEAVLSAIAKQEITDKVVRLIYKLRSQQLDVINTSAIDRALQAAHSHSIRPELVSQLARPRLPELGVGNTLDPIEALTTYLNNREDLQDIRQDLLEAASTLLNA
- a CDS encoding LL-diaminopimelate aminotransferase is translated as MATINDNYLKLKAGYLFPEIARRVSAYAADNPDAPIIKLGIGDVTEPLPAACRDAIIKATHEMGDRATFQGYGPEQGYLWLRDKIAEHDFQSRGCDIDASEIFISDGSKCDCGNILDIFGNDNKIAVTDPVYPVYVDTNVMAGHTGEVSEDGKYEGLVYLPISADNNFTAEIPTEKVDLIYLCFPNNPTGATATKEHLKAWVDYAKKHDSLILFDAAYEAYIIDPDLPHSIYEIEGAKDCAIEFRSFSKNAGFTGTRCAFTVVPQNLIGKAADGTEVKLWQLWNRRQATKFNGVSYIVQRGAEAVYSQAGQEQIKELISFYLENGKIIREKLTAAGIEVYGGINAPYVWVKTPDGLSSWDFFDKLLLNCNVVGTPGSGFGAAGEGYFRISAFNSRENVNEAMKRITEKFKA
- a CDS encoding metallophosphoesterase; the encoded protein is MISPEYYFISDLHIGGEGNLTVCDFETELIDFLQLLESKTNSTELIIVGDAFSFWEMTRTSPTEKLEIIIEQHPRLFEQFKRTGESIKITLLPGNHDYELACYAEFKQTLQAYNINLEAKEVITRQIQGKTIWLEHGNQHDSFNRIADFGNPHVTPIGYYIVSQIVDGLVERSRLGKYRWLKDIESVYPNEQIPYWFFSNYFYKEMSLWLRWILLPFLLLLSVSAFILISAILERAGIVTSGFFSKPWLAFLHNFGFAGKALDFTVNLVLFIDTLFLGSLILVLIPLSFVFRDIKKTLRRYGYKGKKGLKIHKQSYYLQAAQQVFEQDKDVFAFVYGHTHQPSLTKIDGKDSDSGDRYVLNTGSWLKKLKRISSIFRFLPAVYYPSFQLNYFKIFVNNDQIEILYECIPKQVESGLTPLEKLAIIGRKKQKPISIPPRTIIQQSEHSKV